One window of Nocardia nova SH22a genomic DNA carries:
- a CDS encoding esterase/lipase family protein, with the protein MRSTTRRRWRSAAVVAAVALSTIGLAGMSAGADPVAGPNDPQQEQQLAQMITQGLKDPAAHAIADSGSSGTGSACTSGSGAGSGNGSGDCYGGSGSSSGSSGGTSSDTVGYGPAQSAFLAAFGYGLTHPDVAPPGTNDWNCKPSAAHPEPVLLVHGTWENAYNNFSYISQPIKDAGYCVFTFNYGKSNLIQGGGLGSVLPGTNGTGYIQDSAKQLSQFVDRVLAATGSPKVNLVAHSQGGLMSRQYLKFEGGAAKVDHLMTFGATNHGTSLDGIGALGRMINNFGIDVLGLVEIFVGHAGIQQTIGSDFVNNVNAGGDTVPGVDYTVVGSRYDEVTNPYDLTFLKAGPGATVRNITLQDGCEQDVSDHLTMMYSPRVLSIILNTLDPAQTPALTCSFNPWLVGGGGKL; encoded by the coding sequence ATGAGATCCACCACTCGGCGCCGGTGGCGCAGCGCCGCTGTCGTCGCGGCGGTAGCGCTGTCGACCATCGGCCTGGCGGGGATGTCCGCGGGGGCGGATCCTGTTGCGGGTCCCAACGATCCGCAGCAGGAACAGCAGCTCGCTCAGATGATCACCCAGGGCCTGAAGGATCCGGCCGCGCACGCCATCGCGGATTCCGGGAGTTCCGGCACCGGCTCGGCCTGCACGTCGGGCAGCGGCGCCGGGTCGGGCAACGGGTCGGGCGACTGCTACGGCGGTTCGGGCTCCAGCTCGGGATCCTCCGGCGGGACGTCCAGCGACACCGTCGGCTACGGTCCGGCGCAGAGCGCGTTCCTGGCGGCCTTCGGGTACGGATTGACGCATCCGGACGTGGCTCCGCCGGGAACCAACGACTGGAACTGCAAACCGAGCGCGGCCCACCCCGAGCCGGTATTGCTGGTGCACGGCACGTGGGAGAACGCCTACAACAATTTCTCGTATATATCGCAGCCGATCAAAGATGCCGGATATTGCGTATTCACGTTCAATTACGGCAAATCCAATCTGATTCAGGGCGGCGGTCTGGGCTCGGTGCTGCCCGGCACCAACGGCACCGGTTACATCCAGGATTCGGCCAAGCAGCTGTCGCAGTTCGTGGACCGGGTCCTCGCGGCGACGGGGTCGCCCAAGGTGAACCTGGTGGCGCACTCACAGGGCGGGCTGATGTCGCGGCAGTACCTGAAGTTCGAAGGCGGTGCGGCGAAGGTCGATCACCTCATGACCTTCGGCGCCACCAATCACGGCACCTCGCTGGACGGTATCGGCGCCCTGGGCCGGATGATCAACAACTTCGGTATCGATGTGCTGGGGCTGGTGGAGATCTTCGTGGGGCACGCGGGGATTCAGCAGACGATCGGGTCGGATTTCGTCAACAACGTCAATGCCGGTGGTGACACGGTGCCGGGTGTGGACTACACGGTGGTCGGCAGCCGGTACGACGAGGTGACCAATCCGTACGATCTGACCTTCCTGAAGGCCGGTCCGGGTGCGACGGTTCGCAACATCACCCTGCAGGACGGGTGTGAGCAGGATGTGTCGGATCACTTGACGATGATGTATTCGCCGCGGGTGCTGTCGATCATTCTGAACACTCTCGATCCGGCTCAGACTCCGGCGCTGACCTGCAGCTTCAATCCGTGGCTGGTG